CATCTCCATCGACGAAGCTGTTGCATCTCTCGCTTCTATCAAGGTGAAGGTGCAGGCCAAGACTGGTTCTACCGGTGAATTCAACATTATGCAGGTTGGTGACTACGGTAAGTGCGGCACTGCTATCGGTGCCAAGGCTATGCAGTCTTCTCTGAAGGCTCAGCTCGCTGGCCGTACCCTTTCCTTCGGCAAGTCTGTTGCCAAGGCTGAAATTGTGAACCTCCAGGGTCAGGTTGTTATGGCTGCCTCCTCTGTGAAGACCATGGATCTTTCCAAGCTCCAGGCTGGTGTCTACATGGTTCGCGCTATGGGTCTCTCTCAGCAGATCATGCTGAAGTAATCTTACTTCGGTAAAATCTTAAGGAAGGGTTGCGGGTTCCCGCGGCCCTTTCTTTTTTTGATATGACCTAGATTACACTAAAATTAATTTTTGGTCTGGTTTGTTGAAAAAACGGCAATAAAATATATATTTGAGAAAAAACGCAAAACGAGGTTGTTATGCATTTCAAGAAATTTCTAACCCCCATGATGGCTCCTTTGGCCTTGAGCTTGGCTTTTGGCCTTGCTGCATGTGGTGACGATTCTACATCAGGTACACCTGATCCTGTTGTGGATCCGACGCTTGATCCGGGTACCACTATTCCGACCGATCCCGGTACGACAATTCCTACAGATCCGGGTACAACTACTCCGACCGACCCTGGTACGACAGTTCCTGTAGATCCGGGCACCACGACTCCGACCGATCCGGGTACCACTACGCCGGTTACCAATCCGGGAACTGCTTGGACGTCGCCGGTGGCTTTGGCTGCTTCTGCCAACCCGGCTTATCCTGCCAATGTTTATGCCCTTTGGAAGCCTTCTCACTTTGCAACTCTCGAAGATGAATTGGTCTACTATTCTTCGAGTGCAGCAGACTTTGCGGAAATTTTTACAGCGCAGTATTTGCCGGCGGGTCGTGTGCTTTGGTCTAACCAGAATACGGGTTACTATAAGCAGTCCTGTTTGAATAAGGATTCTGATGTCGCAAGCATGAAGTATCGCGGTTGCACTGTGTCCGAAGGCGTTGGCTACGGCATGTTGCTCACCTACTTTAATGGCGATGACGACGCCTTTGTGCGCATCTGGAATTATTCTAGGGCGTTCCGCGATTATTATGGCGTCGAACTTACTCCGTGGATTACTTTCAGCTTTGCCAAGAAGGTGGACTATACCAGTGCTACCGATGCTGACCTGGATATTGCCACGTCACTTATCTTGATGTATTACAAGACCGGTTCTGTGGCATACCTTACCGACGCCCAGAGAATTATGAAGGCAATTTGGGACTACGAAATCAACAAGACCAGTTTGCTGATTTACTCGGGCGATGACGATATGTGGCAGGGAGCTGATCCTGTTTACAACCTCAGCTATTTCTCGCCGGTGGCACTCCGTTTGTTTGCCATGGTTGATACCGATCCGAGTCATAACTGGACCGGTGTGCTCGACGCCATGTATGCTTACATGACTATGGTGCAGAATGCCGGTACGGGCGTGTTCCCGGATTGGAGCAATTCGGCCGGTGTGGCTGTGGACCCGGACAATGGTTCTGCCGCAAAGACCTACTGGACATTCAACAAGGAATCGGTACGTATTCCGTGGCGTATCGCATGGGATTACTACTGGTTCCAGGATGAACGTGCCTTGGCTATCTTGACGAAGCTGAACACCTTTATTTCTGGAAAGTCTGGAGGCGATCCGTCTTCGAATGCGTTGATGGTCAACTACTCATGGGATCCGGCAAAGAATGATGCTGCTAGCACTGGTACGGCAACTCCGTCTCATTGGCTTGGTGCTTGGTGCGTAACTGGTTTTGGCTCCAATCCGACTTGGGTAAGCGCCTGTACGGATTTGTTCAACACCAGAACTCCGGCTAACACAGGCTCTAGTTACTTCACCGATATCCTGATGGGTATTTACAGTGCCTTGCTGAACGGCAACTTCGTTCGCCCGTTCTAACAAAAAGCTCGGGGCGAATACGAAATTGCAATAGCGTAAGTAAGCGCCCCTCGCCGGTATAAGAAACCCTAGACTAAAACGTCTAGGGTTTCTTTTATACCGCGCAAAACTTGCTCGCGACTCTCGGCTTTTGGTTTTTGTATATTCTGCGTGTATGGAAAACGATTCTTTGAATGTAGAAAATGTGGCTGATTCTGCTGTAACTGATAGCGTTGTGGCGGCGCCGGAGATCGAAATGCCGACGCCGGAACAGCTCGGGATTTCAATTTCAGCGGGGCCGCAGGGGGGAATGCCTGCGGTGACCGTGGGCGACACGTTTGAATTCCCGGTGACGGTTTCTTGGGGCGTGCAAGGGAGTGCGCTTTTGGTGGTGCCGACGGGCACGGCGAATGCGAAGGGCCTGACTCAGGTGGGCATGTCGCAGGAATCGGCTCGCTCTGTGAAAGACGGCAAGGAAGTTGCCTCGATTACGTTTACCTACAAGATTTTGGCGGCCGATACGGGCAACTTGCATATTCCGGCGATGCGGTTTGAAATTCCGACGCAAATGGGGCAACCGCTCGATTTGCGCAGCGAAAGCGTGGACGTGCGCGTGAATGAACCTTTTAACCCGCTTCCGCTTGCTGTTGGGCTTATTGTGGCTTTGTGCGTGCTTTTAGCAGGCTTGTGGCGTGTAAAGCGCCGTAGTGCAGCCCGAGAGGCTGTTGCGGCTAAAAACGCCGCAGAAGACGCCCTGCGCGAACGCATGATGGTTCTTAAGCAGCGAGTGAATACGGCTGATAGCCGCGAATGGCTCCTGGAGCTCGAAAGCATTTGCAAGGATTACGTGGCGGAAAAATTCGGAATGACCGCCTCTGCGGTCAATTTGGATGCCCTTGTAAAAGATGGCAAGCTTGAAGGCTGGGAATCGCTTATAGAAGAATTCGCGCATGCCCGCTATGGTGGGGGCAAGCGCGACGGATTCGAGAATCGTGAGACCTGGAAAGGCGCCATGACTCTTATGGCTATTTCTGAAGACGACATGGGGAGATAACCATCTCGGCGAAAGGTCTCCAGTATGGGTCGCTGTAGGTGCGGGCTATGTCTTTCGGACAGCCTTCGCATTCTAGGGGCTTCGTCTTGACCTCGCATTCAAGGGCATCTTCGTTAGTATCGATGAATGTCCCGCCCTCGGCTTCGCAGGAATCCCGGAATGCCTCCTCGATACCGGTGACGTATTTGGCCGAGTTGCGGCTCAACGTTTTCGATACAGTACTATCGTCCATGGAGAGGTGCTCGCGGTAGGTAAGGGTGTCCTGTGCCAGTTCGCAACTGATGCGGTCACTTGTTCCCCAATACATATTGGCTACTGTCCCGCTTTCTAATTGGACCCTGTGAGGGAGGCACCACATGGGATTATCCGGATGTTCTGGGCTTTCGACACACCAGTGGTCGACCATAATCATTTTGCTGAGCGTGTAGCCTTCCAGCCAGCTTTCGGGAATGGAGTCCGTTTCGTTTGACGAATCGATGCGAGCTTGTTGTTGCTCCTCGTTGTTGCCGGATGCCTGCGAAAGGGCTTGTTCCGGGGCGGACGCGTTGTCGTTTGAACAGGCATACAGCGCGAATGCGGTAAGCCCGCAGATGAATGTTTTGGTTGCGAGTTTCATAGTTCCCTCCTTGTTTATGGATGAGTTTTGTAACGCGTCATGGCACGAAGCCTTGACGCCGTATTTTGTTGTTTTGGTTTAGTTTCTTATTCTTGGCAGATGCCTACAATCAACTCTACGTACTTCTTCCAGGTTGGGTCCACGTATTGCCTGCTTTCGTTCAGATGTTTGGAACTTTCCAAATCACAGGAGTGGGTGTGCTGGCCTGCAGTTTTGCTTGTCGTGTCCCTCCCGAACGCGCCCCCTTCAGCGTTACAATCCGATTTGAAATCATCTGCGTCCAAGGAATCTGGCAGAACGAGGTACTTTCGTATCAGCGAATCGCCGGCATTGACGGAATAGACAAACCAGTTCGTTTCGGTTTCGCAAGTGAGCGATTTGAAATGTTCGCGGACAACGTTGTACAGCGCCCCGTTTTTGACATTTATGTCCGGATTTCTAATTGTGCTGATGATGTAGCCTTCCCGGGGAATCTGCGGGTCATGTGGCTCTGTGGCTATAAGCGTGTCGTTTATAAGCCATTCGGCAAGCGCGCTGTCGAGTGCTGCCGTGATGGAATTCTGCTGCTCGTCGGTGCCGGCGGTGTTGTCTTTGCCGCAGGCCGTGAGTGTCGTAGTTGTGACAAGCGGGAGTGCGACTGTGAATAAGCCTGCAAACAAGGTTGTTGCGATGGAGAAGATTTTCTTTGTGGTCGTCATGATAAGCACTCCTAAATCTTGTCGGTCAATGGGAATAGTTGCAGGTTCAGACGATAGACTTGATTGATGTCCTTACATTCATTCGCTAGAGCGATAATGCGTTTACGGCAGTTGTTTACTTCTTCAGAGATTCTTGCGAGTGTGGCATCGTCGACGCCTATCGTGACTCCCGAGATATTCCTTTCGCGGACGTCAATTTTGTCGAGGGCTTCTTTCGCGAGATCGGCCATTTCGCGGTTCATGCTGCGGAGCGCAAGGGGAATCGCCTCGGTTGATCCGGTGATGGCCTTGTCTGTTTGACGGTAAACGTTTTCGTCGGTTTCTTCGAGGAATTTTGCGCGGGTGAGCATGGCGAGAGAGTCGCGGACTTGCTGTGCGGTGTAGAGGTGCTTGATTCTTTTGGCCATTTCGTTCGGGAGGGCACCTGGCATGAGGGGCGCAAGCTCACGGACGATGGAATTTACAGCGGATTCGTAGTAGGCGAATGTATCGGCGTCGATGACGCGGGCTTTTTGTTCCTTGGCAATTCGGGTGAGTTCTGCGAAGGCGGCCTTTTTCTTTTCATCGTTTGTGGCGTTCCCGAATTCAACCATCTTTTCGAAATAGGTGCGTTCGAAACCAGTGAGCCCCATGGCGTTTGCGACGCGGGGGAGACCTACGCGGCTGAGGGAACTCTTGCCTTCGCAAACAAGCTTGAGGTACGAGGGCGATGCGAATCCAGCCTCTTTCGAAAATTCGCGCCAGGTAAAGCCGGACTTCTTCTTTTCTTCATAGAAATCCTGCATGAATCGGCGGTAATCTTGATATTCGGTTATCGGTTTCATTTTCAATTCCTTTCGGTTAGAATATAGATTGATTTTTGCGAAAGTCAATACTTGATGATACAAAAATGCTTAAAATTGAATGAAAATACGATAAAATGTGATATGCTAAAAATTATTTTTCTTAAATGAAACAAGACGAGGCGTATATGATACAAGGCGGACGAAGATGGTTTTGCCCTCGTTTTGTTATCATTGGTTGAAATGAAAATTATCCGGGTAACAAAAGAAAGCGAACGGGCTGGCGCCTACTATGTGCGCATGGCTGCGATGATGCGCAAGTATCAGATTCCGCTGGATGCTGAAATCGATGCGCATGACGGCGAGAACTGTCATTACATTTTGGCGCTGGATGATATTTACCCGGTGGCCACTTGCCGCTGGTTCGAAGTTCGCGATGGCGTTGCCGAAATCGGACGTGTCGTGGTGCTGCCGGAATATCGTGGCAAGCATTTAGGTCAAGTTGTCGTTGCCGAGGCTGAAAAGTGGATGCACGAAGTTGGCGTCAAGAAAGTCGAAATCTCGAGCCGCGTGAATGTTGCAGACTTCTATAAAAAAATGGGTTACCACTTCAATGAAAGTGGTAAAGCCCATCATGACACGTTCGAATGCGTGTTTATGGAAAAGGAACTCTGATTCCTTTGTCTGTTATGCCTTCCAATGCTTGAGCTGCGAAAGGTGCGAGTCGAAGAACTTGCGCCTTTCTGCGTCGGGGGTGTTTTCGGGGTTCGGCATGTGCGAAAGCAGGAAGTCTAGCAGCGTATCCTTGTTGCTGTAGGTGAACTTGCCTTCAGTGTAGCACCACTTGCAGTAGTCTTCGTTGAAATTTCCGTCGAGTTCGCGGCTGATCATGGCGTCATCGCCGAGAGGCATGCCGCAGCACTGGCAGAAAAGTTGCCTCGGGGCGCCCAGCAGAGTGTTGATGGAGACGTTGAATTCGCGCGAGAGCACCTTGAGCATTTCGGTGTTGGGCTGCGTTTCTCCCGTTTCCCAGCGGCTTACGGCCTGGCGCGTCACGTTGATGCGTTCCGCGAACTGCTCCTGGGTCAGATTGTGCTTTTCTCTAAGGCTCTTTAAAACATCTTGAACTTGCATGGGGTCTCCTTTTTGTCTATGCCGCAAATATACCTACGCAGCTATGCGAAGTCAAGAAACACGCTGTTGCTTTTTGTAAAAAGTGGACGGGACGAAGCTCGATATCAGTGGATATCCATCTTCGAAAACAGGTTCAGGACCGCCACACCGGAGATGATCAGGATAAGTCCCACGATGGCGCCCAGGTCGGGAGTCTGCTTGAAGAAGTAGATGCCGCTGATGGTGATGAGGGCGATGCCGAGCGCCGACCAGGTGGCATATGCGATGCCGATGGGAATGCTGCGCAGGCAAAGACTCAGCAGGTAAAGCGACGCCACGTAGCAGACGAGCGAGGCGATGGACGGGACGAGTTTGGTGAACTGCTCCGACATCTTGAGGAGCGTGGTGCCGGCCGCCTCCGCGACAATGGCGAGGATGAGGAATACGTAGTTGAGCATGTGGAGAATATACAAATTAATTTTTTATATTGTGAAAAAAGTTGAGAGGAATCCATGCCGAGTTCAGAGAAGTTTCGTGACCATGTTTTGGAGCAGTTCAATGGAAAGCTGCTTGAAGGTGGTTTCCGCGTGACTACCCGCAAGATGATGGGCGAGTACATCTTGTACGCTGACGGGAAAATCTTTGGCGGGATTTACGATGACCGCCTGCTGGTAAAGCCCGTGCCTGCGGCCTTGGCGATGCTCCCTGCCGCAAAGAAGCAGCTGCCATACGATGGCGCTAAGCCCATGCTCCGCGTGACCAACGAACAGATTGAAGACAACGACCTCTTAGTTCGTTTGCTCGACGCGATGCTTCCCGAGTTACCGGCCCCTGCGAAGAAGAAAAAAAGTAATTGCGCTGATCATTTTCCCGGCGTGGGGAAAATGGTTCGTTTTATTTGATGAAGTCCGCGAATAGGCTGATGGAATGAATCCGGGTTTTGCCTGGATATTCTATTTTGTAGATAATGACTCGCGGAATTTTATGGATTGTGTTGGCGGTGTGCGCCCTGCTGCTTGCGGGGTGCAGCGTTATAACTCGTCCGCCTTCTGCAGCTGCCTTTATGGATTCGTATAGAGAAGACTTTGCAACAACTGCTTTGACATTGTCTATGTATACGGGCGATTTAGTAAATGAAACAAAAAGGGATTTAGATTATTTGCCGTCTGGTTATGATGAGATAGAATCGGATGAGTGGCCGGTTGATTTATCTGCGATACATTATTTCAATAAATCTCATTTTACTTTAGGAATTGGATTGCAGAGCTTGACTCCGATTTGGCAACCGGGTTTTGTGTCGAAAAATTTTGGTGTGATGGCTTGGAGTAATTTGCTCCCGTTGTCTGATCGCGTTGATGAGGGAGGTGGTAAAACAGCTGTAGTGGGGTGGACTGGAGGTATATCTACTATAGAGCAATTTTATGCAGGTGAAAAATTGCGGTTTGGATTGACAGAACATATTTCTAAAAATGGACGAGAATCCTATTGGAAAGAAGAAGATTGCGGAGGGGGCTTTGGTCCTACGGGATCTTGTATGGGGAGCCCTAAATCTATTCGTTATACAGAAGTGGGTGCGGGCGGTTATGTTTCGTATGGGAATTTTTCATTGGAATTTCGTTATGGGCGAGATATCAGCGAAGATAGGAATCGTTTTTCCGTATCTCTGGATTGGATGATTCATTCAAAGAAGGAATCATTGTCGTTTACCGAAGATAAAGGACGAATTTAAAAGAAGAATATGGGGGTGCTAGGGGGAACCATTCCCACCTTTGATAAAAAAGAAAATGCCGTTAGGCA
The genomic region above belongs to Fibrobacter sp. UWB10 and contains:
- a CDS encoding zinc ribbon domain-containing protein; this encodes MQVQDVLKSLREKHNLTQEQFAERINVTRQAVSRWETGETQPNTEMLKVLSREFNVSINTLLGAPRQLFCQCCGMPLGDDAMISRELDGNFNEDYCKWCYTEGKFTYSNKDTLLDFLLSHMPNPENTPDAERRKFFDSHLSQLKHWKA
- a CDS encoding BatD family protein; amino-acid sequence: MENDSLNVENVADSAVTDSVVAAPEIEMPTPEQLGISISAGPQGGMPAVTVGDTFEFPVTVSWGVQGSALLVVPTGTANAKGLTQVGMSQESARSVKDGKEVASITFTYKILAADTGNLHIPAMRFEIPTQMGQPLDLRSESVDVRVNEPFNPLPLAVGLIVALCVLLAGLWRVKRRSAAREAVAAKNAAEDALRERMMVLKQRVNTADSREWLLELESICKDYVAEKFGMTASAVNLDALVKDGKLEGWESLIEEFAHARYGGGKRDGFENRETWKGAMTLMAISEDDMGR
- a CDS encoding glycosyl hydrolase family 8, yielding MHFKKFLTPMMAPLALSLAFGLAACGDDSTSGTPDPVVDPTLDPGTTIPTDPGTTIPTDPGTTTPTDPGTTVPVDPGTTTPTDPGTTTPVTNPGTAWTSPVALAASANPAYPANVYALWKPSHFATLEDELVYYSSSAADFAEIFTAQYLPAGRVLWSNQNTGYYKQSCLNKDSDVASMKYRGCTVSEGVGYGMLLTYFNGDDDAFVRIWNYSRAFRDYYGVELTPWITFSFAKKVDYTSATDADLDIATSLILMYYKTGSVAYLTDAQRIMKAIWDYEINKTSLLIYSGDDDMWQGADPVYNLSYFSPVALRLFAMVDTDPSHNWTGVLDAMYAYMTMVQNAGTGVFPDWSNSAGVAVDPDNGSAAKTYWTFNKESVRIPWRIAWDYYWFQDERALAILTKLNTFISGKSGGDPSSNALMVNYSWDPAKNDAASTGTATPSHWLGAWCVTGFGSNPTWVSACTDLFNTRTPANTGSSYFTDILMGIYSALLNGNFVRPF
- a CDS encoding GNAT family N-acetyltransferase, producing MKIIRVTKESERAGAYYVRMAAMMRKYQIPLDAEIDAHDGENCHYILALDDIYPVATCRWFEVRDGVAEIGRVVVLPEYRGKHLGQVVVAEAEKWMHEVGVKKVEISSRVNVADFYKKMGYHFNESGKAHHDTFECVFMEKEL
- a CDS encoding TIGR02147 family protein; translated protein: MKPITEYQDYRRFMQDFYEEKKKSGFTWREFSKEAGFASPSYLKLVCEGKSSLSRVGLPRVANAMGLTGFERTYFEKMVEFGNATNDEKKKAAFAELTRIAKEQKARVIDADTFAYYESAVNSIVRELAPLMPGALPNEMAKRIKHLYTAQQVRDSLAMLTRAKFLEETDENVYRQTDKAITGSTEAIPLALRSMNREMADLAKEALDKIDVRERNISGVTIGVDDATLARISEEVNNCRKRIIALANECKDINQVYRLNLQLFPLTDKI
- a CDS encoding multidrug efflux SMR transporter, translating into MLNYVFLILAIVAEAAGTTLLKMSEQFTKLVPSIASLVCYVASLYLLSLCLRSIPIGIAYATWSALGIALITISGIYFFKQTPDLGAIVGLILIISGVAVLNLFSKMDIH
- a CDS encoding TfoX/Sxy family protein, producing the protein MPSSEKFRDHVLEQFNGKLLEGGFRVTTRKMMGEYILYADGKIFGGIYDDRLLVKPVPAALAMLPAAKKQLPYDGAKPMLRVTNEQIEDNDLLVRLLDAMLPELPAPAKKKKSNCADHFPGVGKMVRFI